A single Ochrobactrum sp. BTU1 DNA region contains:
- a CDS encoding FAD-binding oxidoreductase produces MGPITDKVATAEHLPPESRVAIIGGGVIGVSTALFLAERGIPVALFEKGEIAGEQSSRNWGWCRRTGRDSREMPLIVESMRLWEGMNERVGRETGFRVTGIAYTAEKEEEVERYAEWIKIASEHGIETHLLNSQQAASLAPGLTRSLKGGMTTPLDGRAEPQKAVPALAAKAQELGAVILQNCAVRGIETTNRRVSAVLTEKGRVACEAIVVAGGAWSRLIISSFDAHLPQLKVRSSVFRTSSIESGVEPAIAFSDFALRKRLDGGYTVASLGGSIADIVPDSFRFFRDFLPSLSTEWKSLRFRFGQRFFEECFQWKLRPADQVSVFEKIRTLDPEPHRAANAAVLSKLKAAIPSFASATIAQEWAGLIDTMPDVIPVISPMPGIDGLIVATGFSGHGFGIGPGAGRLVADMVSGETPVVDPSPFHISRFSDGSKIRIENWG; encoded by the coding sequence ATGGGGCCGATCACCGACAAGGTGGCAACAGCCGAACATTTGCCGCCGGAATCGAGGGTCGCTATCATCGGCGGTGGCGTGATCGGTGTATCGACAGCGCTTTTTCTGGCAGAGCGCGGCATTCCAGTTGCCTTGTTTGAAAAAGGGGAAATCGCAGGAGAACAATCAAGCCGTAACTGGGGCTGGTGCCGCCGAACCGGACGCGACAGTCGCGAAATGCCGTTGATTGTCGAGAGCATGCGGCTTTGGGAAGGCATGAATGAACGTGTTGGTCGCGAAACCGGATTTCGCGTCACCGGCATTGCCTACACTGCTGAAAAGGAAGAGGAAGTCGAGCGATACGCAGAGTGGATCAAAATTGCCAGCGAACACGGCATCGAAACACACCTGCTAAACAGTCAGCAGGCAGCAAGTCTCGCACCGGGATTAACCCGGTCGCTCAAAGGTGGCATGACCACACCGCTCGATGGCCGTGCAGAACCGCAAAAAGCAGTCCCTGCTTTGGCGGCCAAGGCGCAGGAACTCGGCGCAGTTATTCTGCAAAACTGTGCCGTGCGTGGGATCGAAACCACCAATAGACGTGTGTCAGCCGTCTTGACTGAAAAAGGCCGCGTGGCTTGCGAAGCGATTGTCGTTGCTGGTGGCGCCTGGTCACGACTGATCATATCGTCGTTTGATGCCCATCTACCGCAGCTCAAAGTGCGCTCGTCCGTCTTCCGTACGTCGTCTATCGAGAGTGGCGTTGAACCGGCAATCGCATTTTCGGACTTCGCACTGCGCAAGCGACTTGATGGTGGCTATACGGTTGCGAGCCTTGGGGGCTCTATTGCCGACATTGTGCCTGACAGTTTTCGTTTCTTCCGTGACTTCCTTCCGTCGCTCTCAACAGAATGGAAATCCCTGCGTTTCCGTTTCGGTCAACGCTTTTTTGAAGAATGTTTCCAATGGAAGCTCCGTCCGGCAGATCAGGTCTCGGTGTTTGAAAAAATCCGCACGCTTGATCCAGAACCACACCGGGCAGCGAATGCAGCAGTACTGTCCAAACTTAAAGCTGCCATACCATCTTTTGCATCGGCAACGATCGCACAGGAATGGGCCGGTCTGATCGATACGATGCCAGATGTTATTCCGGTAATCTCACCCATGCCCGGCATCGACGGGTTAATTGTCGCCACAGGATTTTCAGGACATGGTTTTGGCATCGGCCCCGGTGCAGGACGATTGGTCGCCGATATGGTCAGCGGCGAAACGCCGGTTGTCGATCCGTCGCCGTTCCATATCTCTCGTTTCTCGGACGGCTCAAAAATCCGTATCGAGAACTGGGGTTAG
- a CDS encoding superoxide dismutase family protein, with protein sequence MRSLILASTIVLVAGPTLAEGVTVKMFEALESGQGKEMGTVKVSQSADGLSFKADLSGLPAGEHGFHVHEKGSCAPAEQDGKMTPAQAAGGHFDPDGSKHHMGPEGHGHMGDLPLLKASADGKVSETVVAPRLKSLDEVKGRALMVHVGGDNYSDKPKPLGGGGARFACGVIE encoded by the coding sequence ATGCGGTCTCTGATTTTAGCTTCGACTATTGTTCTTGTCGCTGGTCCGACTTTGGCGGAGGGCGTAACCGTCAAAATGTTTGAGGCACTGGAATCCGGCCAAGGTAAGGAAATGGGTACTGTTAAAGTTTCCCAGAGCGCCGATGGTCTTTCTTTCAAAGCAGATTTGAGTGGTTTGCCTGCAGGCGAGCATGGTTTTCATGTTCACGAGAAGGGAAGTTGCGCACCCGCTGAACAAGATGGAAAAATGACGCCGGCGCAAGCTGCTGGCGGCCACTTCGATCCGGATGGCTCAAAACACCACATGGGTCCAGAAGGACATGGTCATATGGGTGACTTGCCGCTTCTGAAAGCCAGTGCGGATGGCAAAGTTAGTGAAACCGTTGTCGCACCTCGTTTGAAATCACTGGATGAAGTCAAAGGTCGCGCATTAATGGTTCACGTTGGTGGTGATAACTATTCCGACAAGCCTAAGCCGCTCGGTGGCGGCGGTGCCCGCTTCGCCTGTGGTGTGATTGAATAA
- the cueO gene encoding multicopper oxidase CueO, giving the protein MTSMTRRRLLTLGASAAGLSIVRPFEAFALDPHQQHIQHGTANTQAKAPALPIPALIEPDAAGVVKLTVQKGRHAFTQGSDATSAGINGTYLGPIVRLKNGEAVTLSVNNEMDEDTTLHWHGLFVPSVLDGGPHNVIEAGTSWEPKVTVKQPASFNWFHPHMHGDTARQAHMGIAGLMIVSDGKDGDRGLPQTYGVDDIPLVLQDRRVIEGDKVYQPDIMDLMHGFRGDKLIVNGVIAPQARVPASVVRLRILNGANARNFHIRLSDDQPLQVIASDGGFISTLDPVKRLTISPGERYEVLVDFSKSKDILDLLTASDDSGGDDQPLMQFIIDDKIEGAIKTLPTKLDGPEQPDEKLSVRRRSYLFDERMSNNMKLMMGGKSSDAHAGHNMATMSDHDMHGGRSNADTGPALQALTSGIQMAIAEKPFDMNRIDAEVKLGSWEIWELSTKEMAHPFHIHGASFRILTLNGETPPLHQSGWKDTALINGKAEVLVHFDREAKRDHPFMFHCHVLEHEDVGMMAQFVTV; this is encoded by the coding sequence ATGACGAGTATGACTCGCCGTCGTCTTTTGACGCTTGGAGCAAGTGCTGCTGGCTTATCCATCGTCCGGCCATTTGAAGCCTTTGCGCTGGATCCCCATCAGCAGCACATACAGCACGGTACAGCCAACACACAGGCAAAGGCGCCGGCGCTGCCTATTCCGGCTTTGATTGAGCCCGATGCTGCAGGCGTGGTGAAGCTGACTGTCCAGAAGGGACGCCATGCTTTCACCCAAGGCAGCGATGCAACCTCTGCCGGGATAAACGGCACATATCTCGGGCCGATCGTCCGCCTCAAAAACGGCGAAGCTGTTACGCTTTCGGTAAATAACGAGATGGATGAAGACACAACACTTCATTGGCATGGTCTTTTTGTTCCGTCGGTTCTCGATGGCGGGCCGCATAACGTGATTGAGGCAGGCACTAGCTGGGAGCCAAAGGTTACGGTCAAACAGCCTGCTTCGTTCAACTGGTTCCACCCGCATATGCATGGGGACACTGCGCGGCAGGCGCATATGGGAATTGCCGGGTTGATGATTGTCAGCGACGGCAAGGACGGGGACCGCGGCTTGCCTCAAACCTATGGTGTTGATGATATTCCGCTCGTCTTGCAGGATCGCAGGGTGATCGAAGGCGATAAGGTTTATCAGCCTGACATTATGGATCTGATGCATGGCTTTCGCGGCGACAAGCTTATTGTGAATGGCGTTATCGCGCCGCAAGCGCGTGTTCCTGCTTCAGTGGTTCGGTTGCGTATTTTGAACGGAGCAAATGCTCGCAACTTCCACATCCGTCTTAGCGACGACCAGCCGTTGCAAGTCATTGCATCAGATGGCGGCTTTATAAGTACGCTTGATCCGGTTAAACGCCTGACAATCAGTCCGGGCGAGCGCTACGAGGTGTTGGTCGATTTTTCTAAGTCGAAAGATATCCTCGACCTTCTGACAGCCAGTGATGACAGCGGTGGCGATGACCAGCCTTTGATGCAGTTCATCATCGATGATAAAATTGAAGGCGCGATCAAAACCTTGCCGACAAAGCTGGATGGTCCAGAACAGCCCGACGAAAAACTTTCTGTTCGCAGACGCTCATACTTATTTGATGAACGTATGTCGAATAATATGAAGCTTATGATGGGCGGCAAGTCGAGCGATGCTCATGCTGGTCACAACATGGCGACCATGAGCGACCATGATATGCATGGTGGGCGGAGCAATGCCGACACCGGACCTGCGTTGCAGGCTTTAACATCAGGCATTCAGATGGCGATTGCGGAGAAGCCTTTCGACATGAACCGCATCGACGCAGAAGTTAAGCTTGGATCGTGGGAGATCTGGGAGTTGTCAACGAAAGAAATGGCGCATCCATTTCATATTCACGGAGCATCGTTTCGCATCCTGACATTGAACGGCGAAACGCCGCCACTGCACCAATCAGGCTGGAAAGACACGGCGCTGATTAACGGCAAGGCAGAAGTTCTTGTACATTTTGATCGTGAAGCGAAACGCGATCATCCTTTCATGTTCCATTGCCATGTGCTGGAACATGAGGATGTTGGCATGATGGCGCAATTCGTTACGGTTTAA
- a CDS encoding MHS family MFS transporter, which yields MTVAQAVVPKKNSARRVLAASMIGTTIEFFDFYIYATAAVIVFPHLFFPASDGNSALLQSLATFAIAFFARPIGGALFGHFGDKVGRKATLVAALMTMGISTVAIGFLPTYESIGVWAALLLALCRLGQGLGLGGEWGGAVLLATENAPEGKRTWYGMFPQLGAPVGFILATGIFLVLAELLTEEQFMSFGWRIPFIASALLVGVGLFIRLKIAETPEFQKAIDKAERVEVPVATLFKKHKASLFLGTIGAVATFVLFYLMTVFSLGWGTRALGYSREQFLILQMIGVIFFGLTIPVAALLSDKYGMRPVMIIVTVLIGIYGFLMAPLFLSGTAGVLAFLILGFGLMGLTYGPIGAALAEPFPTSVRYTGASLTFNLAGILGASVAPYIATWLATHYSFAYVGYYMTAAAVISLIGFAFISFKRGE from the coding sequence ATGACTGTAGCTCAAGCAGTTGTTCCGAAGAAAAATTCTGCGCGCCGCGTTTTGGCCGCGAGCATGATCGGCACAACAATCGAATTCTTTGACTTTTATATTTATGCTACCGCCGCGGTAATCGTTTTCCCGCACCTCTTTTTTCCGGCAAGTGACGGTAACTCGGCGCTGCTCCAGTCTTTGGCAACTTTCGCTATTGCCTTCTTTGCGCGCCCGATTGGCGGCGCGTTGTTCGGCCACTTCGGCGATAAGGTTGGCCGTAAGGCAACCCTCGTTGCAGCGCTTATGACCATGGGTATTTCCACAGTCGCAATCGGCTTCCTGCCAACTTATGAATCCATCGGCGTCTGGGCGGCTCTCCTGCTCGCACTCTGCCGTCTGGGTCAGGGCCTTGGCCTTGGTGGCGAATGGGGCGGCGCAGTTCTGCTGGCTACCGAAAATGCGCCGGAAGGCAAGCGTACCTGGTACGGCATGTTCCCGCAGCTCGGCGCACCTGTTGGCTTCATCCTTGCGACGGGTATTTTCTTAGTCTTGGCTGAACTCCTGACCGAAGAACAGTTCATGTCGTTCGGCTGGCGTATTCCTTTCATCGCGAGTGCCCTGTTGGTTGGCGTCGGCCTCTTCATTCGCTTGAAGATTGCTGAGACACCAGAGTTCCAGAAGGCTATCGACAAGGCTGAACGCGTTGAAGTTCCAGTCGCAACGCTTTTCAAGAAGCATAAGGCGAGCCTGTTTCTCGGCACCATCGGCGCTGTTGCAACCTTCGTTCTGTTCTATCTCATGACCGTGTTCTCGCTCGGTTGGGGTACCCGTGCGCTCGGCTATAGCCGTGAGCAGTTCCTCATTCTGCAGATGATCGGCGTGATCTTCTTCGGCCTCACCATCCCGGTCGCAGCGCTGCTTTCCGATAAATACGGAATGCGTCCTGTAATGATCATCGTCACTGTTCTGATTGGTATCTATGGCTTCCTCATGGCTCCGCTCTTCCTCAGCGGAACAGCTGGCGTCCTCGCCTTCCTCATCCTCGGTTTCGGCCTGATGGGTCTGACCTATGGTCCGATTGGTGCGGCTCTTGCTGAACCATTCCCGACTTCGGTTCGCTATACTGGCGCTTCGCTTACCTTCAATTTGGCAGGAATTCTCGGCGCATCAGTTGCACCTTACATCGCAACATGGCTCGCAACTCATTATAGCTTCGCTTATGTTGGGTACTACATGACTGCTGCCGCCGTGATTTCTCTGATCGGCTTTGCATTCATCTCGTTCAAGCGCGGCGAATAA
- a CDS encoding carboxymuconolactone decarboxylase family protein, whose protein sequence is MSIDDLKSKIPDFAKDVRLNLSSMGSDETLTPQQKYGLFVACGIASRNADVRKALTAEAAGKVDATVVQAAKSAASIMGMNNVYYRFVHLATNKEYRTLPAKLRMNVIGNPGVDKVDFELWSLAVSAINGCGMCIDAHEDVLRKAGVSTEAIQTAARFASIIQSVAIALEAADTE, encoded by the coding sequence ATGTCCATCGATGATCTGAAGTCAAAAATCCCAGATTTCGCCAAGGATGTTCGTCTTAACCTTTCGTCCATGGGGAGCGATGAAACACTTACGCCACAGCAGAAATATGGCCTGTTCGTCGCCTGCGGTATTGCCTCGCGTAACGCCGATGTGCGCAAGGCGCTCACTGCCGAAGCAGCAGGTAAGGTTGATGCTACAGTTGTGCAGGCTGCAAAATCTGCAGCATCCATCATGGGTATGAACAACGTTTATTATCGCTTCGTGCACCTGGCCACGAACAAGGAGTATCGCACGCTTCCTGCCAAGCTGCGCATGAACGTGATTGGCAACCCAGGCGTTGACAAGGTCGACTTCGAACTGTGGTCACTGGCCGTTTCGGCAATCAATGGCTGCGGGATGTGCATCGACGCCCACGAAGATGTGCTGCGTAAGGCTGGCGTCTCAACGGAAGCAATCCAGACCGCTGCACGCTTCGCCTCGATCATTCAGTCTGTTGCGATTGCTCTGGAAGCTGCTGACACCGAATAA
- a CDS encoding peroxiredoxin codes for MLGIGDKLPSFKVTGVKPGFNFHEENGVSAFEEVTEASFEGKWKVIFFYPKDFTFVCPTEIAEFARLASDFDDRDAVVLGGSTDNEFVKLAWRRDHKDLDKLPIWSFADTNGSLVDGLGVRSPDGVAYRYTFVVDPDNTIQHVYATNLNVGRAPKDTLRVLDALQTDELCPCNREVGGETLKAA; via the coding sequence ATGCTCGGTATCGGTGACAAGCTCCCTTCTTTCAAAGTAACCGGCGTAAAGCCAGGCTTCAACTTCCATGAGGAAAACGGCGTTTCGGCTTTTGAAGAAGTCACTGAAGCAAGCTTCGAAGGCAAGTGGAAGGTTATCTTCTTCTACCCTAAGGACTTCACTTTCGTTTGCCCAACAGAAATCGCAGAATTCGCACGTCTGGCCTCGGATTTTGATGACCGTGATGCGGTTGTTCTCGGCGGTTCAACCGACAATGAATTCGTGAAGCTTGCATGGCGCCGCGACCACAAGGATCTGGACAAGCTACCAATCTGGTCGTTTGCTGACACCAATGGTTCGCTTGTTGATGGCCTCGGCGTTCGTTCACCTGATGGCGTTGCTTACCGCTACACCTTCGTTGTCGATCCAGACAACACAATCCAGCACGTTTACGCAACGAACCTTAACGTTGGCCGTGCTCCTAAGGACACGCTGCGCGTTCTCGACGCTCTGCAGACAGATGAGCTTTGCCCATGCAACCGCGAAGTCGGTGGCGAAACGCTCAAGGCTGCTTAA
- a CDS encoding hydrogen peroxide-inducible genes activator produces the protein MLNISVRQLHYFIALVKAGSFSRAAEAVGVTQSTLSAAIQALEAEIGVTLIDRTGRRMQLLPPGEDFLSRAQEIVASIEELPEHARQAERPLTTRLRLGVIPSIAPFLLPKVLPTTAKAFPELKLSVREGLTRTLLDSLRSGSLDVALVAHPYDLDDFEVSEIGQDPFFLAVRRDHALANRDLIDASDLQDQPFLLLETGHCLREHVMAAIGSKPTQTGGDVHATSIMTLVQLVEFGMGVTLLPEVAIKAGVTRGSEISIVPYEGQHNYRSLALVWRANAARRNEYQLFAAHLRNHCMKK, from the coding sequence ATGCTCAATATCAGCGTTCGCCAGCTCCACTACTTTATCGCCCTCGTGAAAGCAGGCTCTTTTTCTCGCGCCGCTGAAGCCGTCGGCGTGACCCAATCCACGTTAAGCGCGGCCATTCAAGCGCTAGAAGCGGAGATCGGCGTTACTCTGATCGACCGCACAGGGCGGCGCATGCAACTGCTGCCACCTGGAGAAGACTTTCTCAGTCGCGCGCAGGAAATTGTTGCCTCGATCGAAGAACTTCCTGAACATGCACGTCAGGCAGAGCGGCCTTTGACTACGCGTTTGCGGCTCGGTGTCATTCCGTCGATAGCACCGTTTCTTCTGCCCAAAGTGCTGCCCACGACAGCCAAGGCCTTTCCAGAACTGAAACTGAGCGTACGTGAAGGCCTTACACGCACTCTCCTCGATAGTCTGCGTTCAGGTTCGCTTGATGTGGCGCTCGTCGCCCACCCATATGATCTTGATGACTTTGAAGTCTCCGAAATCGGTCAGGACCCGTTTTTTCTTGCCGTGCGCCGCGATCATGCATTGGCCAATCGTGATCTTATCGATGCAAGTGATCTTCAAGATCAACCTTTTCTTCTGCTAGAAACTGGCCACTGTCTGCGTGAACACGTTATGGCGGCAATCGGTTCAAAACCAACGCAGACAGGCGGCGATGTTCATGCAACCAGCATTATGACGCTGGTGCAGCTTGTGGAGTTCGGCATGGGCGTGACACTGCTGCCCGAAGTCGCTATCAAGGCTGGCGTCACGCGCGGCAGCGAAATCAGCATCGTACCCTATGAAGGTCAGCACAATTACCGTTCGCTGGCTTTGGTATGGCGCGCCAATGCTGCCCGCCGCAACGAGTATCAGCTTTTTGCGGCCCATCTGCGCAATCACTGCATGAAGAAATAA
- a CDS encoding DUF1612 and helix-turn-helix domain-containing protein, with protein sequence MAYEFDKLPLDELFVPVTNATVALTRLDERLARSPIRDGMLERMHMQDAVASMWLEGELVHLEDLVLHDALMDTRTPSHALTIAHSVLRLRRQIVGRAPGWAFTTTGIQQLLGRNIEVREEEKRDYSEVADGEADPLLDDIDALLARTDALLKGVVKEKPKPVEAEALLYDDDWDEDARLQQWRDLFAKTAHLPSMLRAAIMHDAWYSLEVVQRSNWIGRLLTSAYLRQSDIAANHLPAISIGLRTKRPDERRSSNRLIRLKTFLSAIEDAADAGMKEHDRLMLAREQMQRKLRGRRSNSRLPQLVDMMMRSPLVSSQMVEKELEVTQQGALKLISDLNLREITGRGRFRAWGVL encoded by the coding sequence ATGGCTTATGAATTCGATAAATTGCCGCTCGATGAGCTTTTTGTGCCCGTGACGAATGCCACGGTTGCATTAACAAGGCTTGACGAGCGGCTCGCCCGTTCTCCAATCCGCGATGGAATGCTGGAGCGTATGCATATGCAAGACGCTGTCGCATCCATGTGGCTTGAGGGGGAGCTAGTGCATCTGGAAGACCTTGTTCTGCATGATGCGCTTATGGATACACGTACGCCCAGTCACGCTCTGACGATTGCGCATTCTGTGTTACGACTGCGTCGGCAGATTGTCGGTCGTGCGCCGGGCTGGGCTTTTACTACGACAGGCATTCAGCAATTACTCGGTCGAAATATCGAGGTGCGTGAGGAAGAGAAGCGTGATTATAGCGAAGTGGCGGACGGCGAAGCTGATCCGTTACTGGACGATATCGACGCGCTTCTCGCTCGCACGGACGCTCTGCTAAAAGGCGTTGTCAAGGAGAAGCCGAAGCCTGTCGAGGCGGAGGCTCTGCTTTATGACGATGACTGGGATGAAGATGCGCGTTTGCAGCAATGGCGCGACCTGTTTGCCAAAACGGCACATTTGCCTTCAATGTTACGCGCTGCAATTATGCATGATGCCTGGTATTCTCTTGAAGTGGTTCAGCGTTCAAACTGGATCGGTCGTTTGCTGACATCTGCCTATCTGCGTCAGTCGGACATTGCGGCTAACCACCTGCCCGCAATCAGTATAGGGCTACGGACGAAAAGGCCAGATGAGCGCCGCTCGTCAAACCGGTTGATACGGTTGAAGACATTTTTGTCGGCAATTGAGGACGCGGCCGACGCAGGCATGAAAGAACATGACCGCCTGATGCTTGCGCGTGAACAAATGCAACGCAAGCTCAGAGGACGGCGATCAAATTCACGTCTTCCGCAATTGGTTGATATGATGATGCGCAGCCCTCTGGTTTCAAGCCAGATGGTTGAGAAAGAGCTTGAAGTCACGCAACAGGGTGCGTTGAAGCTGATATCCGATCTCAATTTGCGGGAAATTACCGGACGCGGCAGGTTCCGCGCCTGGGGCGTTTTGTGA
- the iolG gene encoding inositol 2-dehydrogenase, producing the protein MVTRLALLGAGRIGKVHAGAIASDKRAKLIAVADANQDAARAIADAASAEVRTIDEIEKSSDVDAVLICTPTNTHADLIERFSRAGKAVFCEKPIDLNIARVRACLDVIKETSGKVMLGFNRRFDPHFAAVRKAIDDDRIGKVEMVTITSRDPGAPPAEYIKVSGGIFRDMTIHDFDMARFLLGEEIATVSASASVLVDPKIGELGDFDSASVILTTDSGRQCVISNSRRASYGYDQRIEVHGSDGAVSAENQRPVSIEVASKDGYTRPPLHDFFMTRYTDAYAAEIGSFIDAIDGGKAPTPSAEDGLQALALAEAALLSVKEGRTVKVAEVLA; encoded by the coding sequence ATGGTTACACGTCTTGCTCTGCTCGGTGCTGGCCGTATCGGTAAGGTTCATGCAGGCGCGATCGCTTCCGACAAACGCGCGAAGCTTATAGCAGTGGCGGATGCCAATCAGGACGCAGCACGCGCCATTGCCGATGCAGCAAGCGCGGAAGTGCGCACCATCGACGAAATTGAAAAGTCGTCTGATGTGGATGCGGTGCTGATCTGTACGCCAACCAACACGCATGCCGATCTGATCGAGCGTTTTTCCCGCGCAGGCAAAGCGGTGTTCTGCGAAAAGCCGATCGATCTCAACATTGCGCGCGTGCGTGCGTGTCTTGATGTTATCAAGGAAACCAGCGGCAAGGTTATGCTCGGCTTCAATCGCCGGTTTGATCCGCATTTTGCAGCTGTTCGCAAGGCGATCGATGACGATCGGATTGGCAAGGTTGAAATGGTCACGATCACCAGTCGTGATCCGGGCGCGCCGCCTGCAGAATATATCAAAGTTTCCGGCGGCATCTTCCGCGATATGACCATCCATGATTTTGATATGGCGCGTTTTCTGCTGGGCGAAGAAATTGCAACGGTTTCTGCATCGGCGTCGGTTCTTGTTGATCCGAAGATCGGCGAACTTGGTGATTTTGACAGTGCAAGCGTAATCTTGACCACAGATTCCGGTCGTCAATGTGTGATTTCCAATTCACGTCGGGCTTCTTACGGTTACGACCAACGCATCGAAGTGCACGGATCGGACGGGGCAGTATCGGCTGAAAACCAGCGCCCGGTTTCTATCGAAGTAGCATCGAAGGACGGCTATACCCGCCCGCCACTGCATGATTTCTTCATGACCCGCTACACGGATGCTTATGCGGCTGAAATTGGTTCGTTTATCGATGCGATTGATGGCGGCAAGGCACCAACACCTTCGGCTGAAGATGGGTTGCAGGCTTTGGCGCTTGCGGAAGCGGCGCTCCTTTCAGTCAAAGAAGGCCGTACTGTGAAAGTTGCGGAAGTTCTGGCCTAA
- a CDS encoding MurR/RpiR family transcriptional regulator, which translates to MHTEQAVAAQANTPTSVPAPTNVKEFEARLLEVADRLPKRLKQCADFVAANQDRIAVSTVAEMAEGAGVQSSAFMRFCQILGFSGFSEMQKLFRDSYAGGWPDYSTRLEHLRETAAGSAPALLAEFAEAGRTSLESLLKTIEPEALEKAVKLLATAETIHIIGVRRAFPVASYLAYALEKMQVPAMLHSTVGKLENQHAIRKGDVLLGISFSPYSPETIAMAENASERGIDVVAITDTIVSPMSKFAQQSLLVSEVDFGAFRSLSATLCLAITLAVAVGTERQS; encoded by the coding sequence ATGCACACCGAACAAGCTGTTGCAGCACAAGCCAATACTCCCACCAGTGTGCCAGCCCCAACGAATGTCAAAGAATTTGAGGCGAGACTGCTCGAAGTGGCAGACCGGTTGCCAAAACGCCTCAAACAATGCGCTGATTTTGTTGCTGCCAATCAGGACCGTATCGCTGTTTCCACCGTCGCGGAAATGGCAGAAGGTGCAGGCGTTCAAAGTTCGGCCTTCATGCGCTTTTGTCAGATATTGGGCTTTTCCGGCTTTTCGGAAATGCAAAAACTTTTTCGCGATTCCTATGCTGGCGGTTGGCCCGATTATTCCACACGGCTTGAACATTTGCGTGAAACGGCGGCAGGAAGCGCCCCGGCCCTTCTGGCAGAGTTTGCCGAGGCAGGCCGCACTTCACTGGAAAGCCTGTTGAAGACCATCGAGCCGGAGGCACTTGAGAAAGCCGTCAAGCTGCTGGCAACAGCAGAAACAATTCACATCATTGGCGTTCGTCGCGCATTTCCGGTTGCGAGCTATCTGGCCTATGCTCTTGAAAAGATGCAGGTTCCAGCGATGCTTCACAGCACTGTCGGCAAACTGGAGAACCAGCACGCCATCCGCAAAGGCGATGTGCTTCTTGGCATTTCCTTTTCGCCATACTCGCCTGAAACCATAGCAATGGCGGAAAATGCGAGCGAGCGCGGCATCGATGTTGTTGCGATTACCGACACGATTGTCAGCCCAATGAGCAAGTTTGCTCAGCAATCGCTGCTAGTTTCAGAAGTGGACTTCGGCGCATTCAGGTCGCTTTCGGCCACACTCTGCCTCGCTATTACCCTCGCCGTTGCCGTCGGCACGGAACGTCAATCGTAA